The Mannheimia pernigra sequence GGCACAGTTAATGTTACCGTTGTCACTTTTTATTGCACTACTATTAACGCTTGGACGTTTTTATGCAGAAAGTGAAATTACGGTAATGCGAGCTTGTGGTGTTGGGTCTGGGTTATTAGTGAAAGTGGCGATGTTACTCTCTGTTTTTACAACGGTATTGGCGGCATATAACGTATTTTGGCTCACTCCTTGGGCAATTAATAAACAAAGTGAATTATTGGCAGAAGCGAAAGCAAACCCTCGTTTTGCGGCACTTTCGGCTGGGCAATTTATATCTGCGGGAGGCTATGTCCTTTTTATTGATAAGATTGAAAATAATAGTTTAAAAGATATTTATGTTTTTCAGCCCGAACAAAAAAAGAGCAACAAACCTTCCGTAGCAGTGGCAGAATCAGGGACTTTGCAGGGGTTGCCAAACGGCGATCAGGTGTTATCACTGACGGAAAGTAAACGTTTTGAGGGCACACCACAAAGCCCTGATTTTCGCATTTCTCATTTTGAAACTTATTCAGCTTATTTAGGTTATCAAGATGTGGAGTCAGACGAGAAATTAGTGCAACGTGCCGATATAAAAAAATTAATTGAAACAAATACGCCAGAGGCAAAAGCGGAATTCCATTGGCGTTTAGCGTTAATTTTTGCCGTGCCGTTAATGGCATTACTGGCCGTTCCGATGAGCAGCGTCAATCCACGCCAAGGACGCTTTGCAAAACTGTTGCCAGCATTGTTGCTTTACTTGATTTATTTCTTGTTGCAAAGCTTGCTGAAATCATCTGGCTCTTCAGGCAAACTCAATGCTGAAATATTAATGCCACTGGTTTCTATCGCCTTTTTAATTTTAGGTATTATGCTAAATATGTGGAACGGTAAATTTATGTCGAAATTACGCTATCACGGTTTGCCGCTGAAAATTAACCAATAAGGCGGTGTATATGCAATTTTTCACAATGAATATTTTAGAACGATATATCGGAAAAACCATTTTATGGGCGATTTTTTTAACCTTATTTATGTTGATAGGGTTAGGGGCGATCATTAAGTTTGTAGAAGAGTTTCGTTATGTCGGTCGTGGCTCTTACGATGGCTTAAAAGCAGCGTATTACACGATTTTAACGATTCCAAAAGATGTTGAAACATTTTTCCCGATTGCGGCGTTATTAGGCTCACTTTTAGGTTTGGGTAATCTTGCCAATCGTAGTGAGCTAGTGGTAATGCAGGCGTCGGGCTTTTCTCGCTTTAAGATTGGCTTAGCTGTGATGAAAACAGCCTTACCACTTGTTATTTTTACGATGATTATTGGTGAATGGGGTGTGCCACAAACTGAGCAATTTGCTCGTAATATGCGTTCTATTGCCCAAAGTGGTGGATCAATGCTTGCGACGAAAGATGGTTTTTGGGCAAAAGATGGAAACTCATTTATCTATATCAACCGAATAAATAATGAAAAAAGTCTGAGTAATGTGTTAATTTATGAATTTGGTGAAGGCGAAAATAAACGTGAATTACAATCGATGTTAAAAGCCGAAGAAGCCAAATATAACGATGAAAAAGGCTGGGTGCTTTCTAACATTGAAAAATCGGAAATAGGCGAAAACCAGATCCAACAAGGCAAACAGCCCGAGCAGGTTTGGCAAACCAGCCTCACGCCGAGTAAATTAGGTATCGTTTCGCTAAAACCAGAATCGCTTTCTATTTCAGGATTGGCAGATTATGTCGGCTTCCTAAAAGATACGGGGCAAGATTCAAAACGCTTTGAAATTACCTTTTGGCGTAAAGTATTCCAACCGATCTCAATGGCTGTGATGATGTTACTTGCGATTTCGTTTATCTTCGGGCCACTACGCAGCAGCACGATGGGGGCTAAAATCGTGATTGGTATTGTTGCGGGCTTTATGTTTTATGTGGCGAACATTGTATTTGGAAATTTAAGCCTAATTGCTACTTGGCTACCTGTGCCAGTTGGGGCATTAATTCCAAGTTTACTCTGTTTAGTTGTGGTTTGGTGGCTGTTAAGTAAAAAACGTGATTAATGTTTACAAGCGGTCGTTTTTACAAAAAAAGTGGTAAAAACGACCGCTTGTAAATCCTGTTGAAAAATTCTAATTCTACCCTAATGCTATGTCTGATTGTCGTTTCGTTCATTTAAAAGTACACAGTGATTTCTCTATGATTAATGGTTTAGCGAAGGTTAAATCATTAGTTAAAACCGCTGTCGCCAACAATATGGTGGCAATGGGCTTAACCGATTTTACAAATTTTTGCGGCTTAGTAAAATTTTATGGCGAAGCATTAGGCTCGGGCATTAAACCAATTATTGGGGCTGATATTTATGTTAAATCAGAGTCAGGTGGTGATGGCTATGTTGAGCTTACCTTATTAGCCAAAAATAACAAAGGCTATCACAATATCACTCAAATCATTTCTAAAGCTTATCAGCAAGGCTATTTTGAATATCCGATGGTCAAATATGAATGGCTTGCTGAATTCAATGAAGGTATCATTATTCTCTCGGGCGGGAGAATGGGCGATGTGGGCAAAGCCTTACTTAAAGAAAACGTGCAAGAAGCTACGGAAAAACTTGCCTTTTATCAACAATATTACCCCAATCATTTTTACTTGTCTGTTTGCCGTACGGGGCGAGCGGACGAAGAACGCTACATCACACAAGCGGTTAAATTTGCACGAAAAAATGCAATTCCATTAGTTGCGGTCAATGATGTTGTTTTCCTCAAAGAAGATGACTTTGATGCTCATGAAATTCGTGTTGCAATTCATGATAGTTACACTTTAGACGATCCAAAACGTCCGAAAAAATATTCACCTAAGCAATATTTCCGTTCAGAAGAGGAAATGTGCAAGCTCTTTGCTGATTTACCTAGTGCGTTAGCAAATACGGTAGAAATTGCTAAGCGTTGTTCAGTGACTGTGCGTTTAGGGGAATATTTCCTGCCAAGTTTTCCAACGGGTGAGCTTTCTACCGAAGATTTTTTAGTGAAAAAATCAAAAGAGGGGTTGGAGGAGCGTTTAGCATTTTTATTCCCTGATTCCTCAGAGCGAGCTAACAAGCGGTCAGTTTATGACGAAAGATTGCAAGTTGAATTAGATGTTATCAATCAAATGGGATTTCCTGGTTATTTCTTGATCGTAATGGAGTTTATTCAATGGTCGAAAGATAATGGCATTCCTGTTGGTCCTGGGCGTGGTTCGGGAGCAGGGTCGTTAGTTGCTTATGCGTTAAAAATTACGGATCTCGATCCATTAGCATTTGACTTGCTTTTCGAGCGTTTTTTAAACCCTGAACGTGTTTCAATGCCTGATTTTGACGTGGATTTCTGTATGGATGGGCGAGACAGAGTTATTGAACACGTGGCGGAAACCTATGGGCGGCAAGCAGTATCACAAATTATTACCTTCGGTACAATGGCAGCGAAAGCGGTAATTCGAGATGTAGGACGTGTGCTTGGGCATCCTTATAGTTTCGTGGATCGGATTTCTAAACTGATCCCTCCTGATCCAGGTATGACCTTAGAAAAGGCGTTTGCTGCGGAACCAAAATTGCCAGAGCTATATGAAACCGATGAGGAAGTGAAAGACCTTATCGATATGGCGCGTAAGCTCGAAGGTTTAACGCGTAATGCAGGTAAACACGCAGGTGGAGTGGTCATTGCCCCAACGTCTATTACTGATTTTTCACCACTTTATTGCGATAGCGAAGGATTACACCCTGTTACCCATTTTGATAAAAATGACGTGGAATATGCTGGGCTGGTGAAGTTTGATTTTTTAGGGCTACGTACGCTGACTATCATCAAATGGGCGTTGGAAATGATAAATGAGCGGTTATCTCGTGAGGGTAAAGAGCCGATTCGAATTGAAATGATTCCGCTTGATGATAAGAAATCCTTTGATTTATTGCTCGCCGCGAAAACAACGGCGGTATTCCAGCTTGAATCAAGGGGTATGAAAGACTTGATCTCACGCTTAAAACCCGACTGTTTTGAAGATATTATCGCGCTAGTCGCATTGTTCCGACCAGGTCCGCTTGAATCAGGTATGGTGCAGAACTTTATCGACCGTAAACATGGTAAAGAAGAGGTTTCTTACCCAGATCCACAATATCAGCACGAATGCTTAAAACCAATTTTAGAGCCGACATACGGTGTTATTGTTTACCAAGAGCAAGTAATGCAGATTGCCCAAGAGTTGGCTGGTTATACACTGGGTGGCGCGGACTTACTTCGCCGTGCAATGGGAAAGAAAAAGCCCGAAGAGATGGCGGCTCAACGTGAAGTGTTTGAAAAAGGGGCAGAATCAAAAGGGATTGATGGAAAACTTGCAGGGCAAATTTTTGACTTAGTAGAAAAGTTTGCAGGCTATGGTTTTAATAAATCGCACTCAGCAGCGTATGCCTTGGTTTCTTACCAAACGCTTTGGTTAAAAGCCCATTATCCAGCCGAATTTATGGCCGCTGTGATGACTTCAGAATTGGATAATACCGATAAAATCGTTGGCTTTTACGATGAATGTATAAATATGGGGCTAACCGTTGTACCACCTGATGTAAATAGCGGAAAGCACCGCTTTAGCGTAAATGAAAAAGGTGAAATTGTGTATGGGCTTGGTGCAATTAAAGGCGTTGGAGAAGGTCCGATTGAGGCGATTTTAGCTGCTCGTAACAAAGACGGCAAATTCAAAGATTTGTTTGATTTAACTGCTCGTGTCGATCTGAAAAAAATTAACCGTCGAACTTTTGAAAGCCTGATTATGTCAGGTGCTTTTGATAAACTTGGTCCACATCGTGCGGCGTTAATGAAAAATTTAGAAGATGCGCTTAAAGCGTCCGATCAGCACGCGAAAATGGAAGAGTTAGGGCAGAGCGATATGTTTGGTGTGCTGACTGAAACACCCGAAGAAGTACAAAATGCCTATGCAAATACGCCAAAATGGTCTGAACAGACTATTTTAGATGGCGAACGTGCAACATTAGGGCTCTATTTAAGTGGGCATCCAATTAGCAGATTTTTGAAAGAGTTATCGCACTATGCCCCTAGTCGGTTAAACGAGTTACAACCGACTTTCAGAGGGCAAATGGTCACGGTTTCTGGTATGGTAATGGCATCACGGGTAGCAGTAACAAAGCGTGGTAGCCGTATTGGTATCGCAACGATTGAAGACCGTTCGGGTAAGCTCGATATTACGCTTTTCTCTGAAGCATTGGAAAATTTTGGGCATTTAATGCAACAAGATCAAATTATTGTCGCCACAGGTTCTGTGCAGTTTGATGATTTTAGTGGTGGTCTAAAAATGTCGGCAAGGGAAGTGCTTTCTCTTGATGACGCTCGCAGCAGATTTGCAAAAAGTTTGGCACTTGCTATTAGTAAAGAGCAGCTTTCTGCCAATTTTCTCAAAAAAATGACCGCTATCATAGCGCCTCACAAGGAAGGCACGTTACCACTGCATTTCTATTACCAAAGTCCAGAGGGGCGTGCGTTGCTGAAAGGGGGCGTAGAGTGGCGAATAACGCCTAATGAGCAGATGTTTTCGGAACTAAAAGATTTACTGGGTGAAAATGCGGTGGAATTAGAATTTGAATAAATGAAAGGGTAAGTTTTAACTTACCCTTTATTTTCAATTATTTATATTTTTTGTGATATTCACGTTTGAGTATTTCAAGCTCTGAAATCATCATTTTAGCCTCTTGTAAATCGCCTGATTGGGCTTTTTCGTCCGCTTTTTTTACCACCTCAATCAATTTCTGCATTCCAGCTTGGTAATCTTCAGTTGCTTTTTTATCGCCCTCTACACTGTCAGGCAACATCGATTTGGTTTTCTCGGTAATCTCGATAAAATCTTTTGCGATTGCCTGAAAATCGTCTGCGCTCTTTGCTCTCATCAATTTGCTGGTATTCATATTGAGCTGCATCATTTCCATTTTGATGCTTTGAGCGTTGCCTAAGGTTGAAAATGCGAACACAGTTGTTGCTAAAAAGAGTTTAAGTTTCATTGTTTCCCCACATAAAAAGAGAGATTGTAATGGATTAACTTGCCAATATGCAAGATTTCTTAGAAAATAGACCGCTTACACTTTCCTCTGGGAAAGTCCTGACTTGTTATCAGAAAAAAGAGAATGATATGACCTTAAAATATGCCAAACCTGAATTGCTTTCGCCTGCAGGATCGTTGAAAAATATGCGTTATGCGTTTGCCTATGGTGCAGATGCCATTTACGCAGGGCAGCCACGCTATAGCTTGCGTGTGCGTAATAATGAATTTAATCACGATAATTTAAAAATTGCGATTGATGAAGCCCATTCATTAGGTAAAAAATTCTATGTGGTCGTCAATATTGCACCTCATAATTCCAAATTAAAAACCTTTATTAAAGATCTAAAAGTGGTTGTGGATATGAAACCTGATGCCCTGATTATGTCGGATCCTGGTTTAATTATGCTTGTGCGTGAAAATTTTCCTGAAATGGATATTCATCTTTCAGTACAAGCAAATGCGGTAAACTGGGCAACAGTAAAATTTTGGTATCAAATGGGATTAACTCGTGTGATTTTATCGCGTGAATTATCATTAGAAGAAATTGAAGAAATTCGCCAACAAGTACCAGAGATGGAATTAGAGATTTTTGTTCACGGTGCGTTATGTATGGCTTATTCAGGTCGTTGCTTACTTTCAGGCTACATTAATAAGCGTGATCCAAACCAAGGCA is a genomic window containing:
- the lptF gene encoding LPS export ABC transporter permease LptF, which encodes MILSRYLTKEIFKSQVAILFILLLIFFCQQLVRVLSSAVSGKVPADLIVSLLGLGMPTMAQLMLPLSLFIALLLTLGRFYAESEITVMRACGVGSGLLVKVAMLLSVFTTVLAAYNVFWLTPWAINKQSELLAEAKANPRFAALSAGQFISAGGYVLFIDKIENNSLKDIYVFQPEQKKSNKPSVAVAESGTLQGLPNGDQVLSLTESKRFEGTPQSPDFRISHFETYSAYLGYQDVESDEKLVQRADIKKLIETNTPEAKAEFHWRLALIFAVPLMALLAVPMSSVNPRQGRFAKLLPALLLYLIYFLLQSLLKSSGSSGKLNAEILMPLVSIAFLILGIMLNMWNGKFMSKLRYHGLPLKINQ
- the lptG gene encoding LPS export ABC transporter permease LptG; the protein is MQFFTMNILERYIGKTILWAIFLTLFMLIGLGAIIKFVEEFRYVGRGSYDGLKAAYYTILTIPKDVETFFPIAALLGSLLGLGNLANRSELVVMQASGFSRFKIGLAVMKTALPLVIFTMIIGEWGVPQTEQFARNMRSIAQSGGSMLATKDGFWAKDGNSFIYINRINNEKSLSNVLIYEFGEGENKRELQSMLKAEEAKYNDEKGWVLSNIEKSEIGENQIQQGKQPEQVWQTSLTPSKLGIVSLKPESLSISGLADYVGFLKDTGQDSKRFEITFWRKVFQPISMAVMMLLAISFIFGPLRSSTMGAKIVIGIVAGFMFYVANIVFGNLSLIATWLPVPVGALIPSLLCLVVVWWLLSKKRD
- the dnaE gene encoding DNA polymerase III subunit alpha; amino-acid sequence: MSDCRFVHLKVHSDFSMINGLAKVKSLVKTAVANNMVAMGLTDFTNFCGLVKFYGEALGSGIKPIIGADIYVKSESGGDGYVELTLLAKNNKGYHNITQIISKAYQQGYFEYPMVKYEWLAEFNEGIIILSGGRMGDVGKALLKENVQEATEKLAFYQQYYPNHFYLSVCRTGRADEERYITQAVKFARKNAIPLVAVNDVVFLKEDDFDAHEIRVAIHDSYTLDDPKRPKKYSPKQYFRSEEEMCKLFADLPSALANTVEIAKRCSVTVRLGEYFLPSFPTGELSTEDFLVKKSKEGLEERLAFLFPDSSERANKRSVYDERLQVELDVINQMGFPGYFLIVMEFIQWSKDNGIPVGPGRGSGAGSLVAYALKITDLDPLAFDLLFERFLNPERVSMPDFDVDFCMDGRDRVIEHVAETYGRQAVSQIITFGTMAAKAVIRDVGRVLGHPYSFVDRISKLIPPDPGMTLEKAFAAEPKLPELYETDEEVKDLIDMARKLEGLTRNAGKHAGGVVIAPTSITDFSPLYCDSEGLHPVTHFDKNDVEYAGLVKFDFLGLRTLTIIKWALEMINERLSREGKEPIRIEMIPLDDKKSFDLLLAAKTTAVFQLESRGMKDLISRLKPDCFEDIIALVALFRPGPLESGMVQNFIDRKHGKEEVSYPDPQYQHECLKPILEPTYGVIVYQEQVMQIAQELAGYTLGGADLLRRAMGKKKPEEMAAQREVFEKGAESKGIDGKLAGQIFDLVEKFAGYGFNKSHSAAYALVSYQTLWLKAHYPAEFMAAVMTSELDNTDKIVGFYDECINMGLTVVPPDVNSGKHRFSVNEKGEIVYGLGAIKGVGEGPIEAILAARNKDGKFKDLFDLTARVDLKKINRRTFESLIMSGAFDKLGPHRAALMKNLEDALKASDQHAKMEELGQSDMFGVLTETPEEVQNAYANTPKWSEQTILDGERATLGLYLSGHPISRFLKELSHYAPSRLNELQPTFRGQMVTVSGMVMASRVAVTKRGSRIGIATIEDRSGKLDITLFSEALENFGHLMQQDQIIVATGSVQFDDFSGGLKMSAREVLSLDDARSRFAKSLALAISKEQLSANFLKKMTAIIAPHKEGTLPLHFYYQSPEGRALLKGGVEWRITPNEQMFSELKDLLGENAVELEFE
- a CDS encoding cytochrome b562, producing the protein MKLKLFLATTVFAFSTLGNAQSIKMEMMQLNMNTSKLMRAKSADDFQAIAKDFIEITEKTKSMLPDSVEGDKKATEDYQAGMQKLIEVVKKADEKAQSGDLQEAKMMISELEILKREYHKKYK